GCGGTGGTTACAGTGGAGGGTTTGGAGACGACGATCTCTACGGCAGTCAGTACTTCATGACGGAGGACGTGGTGGTCGTTACCTTCAACTATCGCCTGGGAGTGCTGGGATTTTTCAGTACCGGCGATCGGGCGGCCGCTGGCAACTGGGGTCTTAAGGACTGCATCGTGGCGTTGCGCTGGGTGCAGGATCACATCGCGTCATTTGGTGGAGATGCAAGCAGCGTTACGATCTA
This is a stretch of genomic DNA from Anopheles cruzii unplaced genomic scaffold, idAnoCruzAS_RS32_06 scaffold03633_ctg1, whole genome shotgun sequence. It encodes these proteins:
- the LOC128277053 gene encoding juvenile hormone esterase-like, with translation MNPNESEDCLFVNVYTPFSSGGKRPVLVFIHGGGYSGGFGDDDLYGSQYFMTEDVVVVTFNYRLGVLGFFSTGDRAAAGNWGLKDCIVALRWVQDHIASFGGDASSVTIYGESA